From the genome of Megachile rotundata isolate GNS110a chromosome 3, iyMegRotu1, whole genome shotgun sequence:
aaaatgtcattAACGAGAGAATATAAAAAGTAAGAAAATAAGTATTATCATAAATAACTTACAGTATACATGATACGATGATTTGTACCTCCAAAGATACCATCGTATAAATTTCCATCGGTCCATTTCACAATGACAGCAGCTCCTTGTTGCGGTGGGTTTCCAGGGTCATAATTCTACGAAGAATAATAAGAACATTTATATctgtttgaaaaaataaaaacgagGCCAAGGAAATGAAGATCGTGTACACACCAATATATCTGATGGGTATAAATCTTCACTGAAGCTGTCGTCACTGAATGTAACCATATACAACAAAGTATCATGTATAGAATCTACTTTGGCTTTGTAATATCGAGTATTACGATGCTTTGCCCAAACAATTTCTCCCTGTCGAATCGTTGGTATTTTTTCCTTCCCATCGTCGTGTCCATCACACGTTACCTACATACAAATTTCATCATtagataaattatttcaaacacaaactcaatattcaattttatgtaaaacAAGTACCTGAAGTTCTGGTGAATTATAAACGGGCACCATAAAGGTTGCACCAGAAACTAGACCGCATGATGGGTGAAACAAATTACCACATTCGTTACAGCTCAAACATGCTCCATCTTTCTGTCCACAGTAACAACATTGTTGTTTAACAATGTTCGGTTTGATAGTTAATACATTTATAGGATCCTTATTTATAGCGTCTTTGAAAGTTACACCTGGCAACAGTAGGGCACACACTATGTGTGCCCAATTACTGTCGCTGGTACGTTTAAGAGCACCTCCTCGCATGGGACATAGGCAGCACATCTTAAgaacaagaaaaattaattcaaaatttgatctctaaaaattgaaagataattTTATGTACACGTACCACTTGTGTTTTACCAGCTTTGCACTTATCGCAAGCCCAGTTTCGTAGGTCCGTAGGCAACACGGTAATCCCGTAGCAGGAAGCATGGACCGTCACGTGACATTCTCTACAACGTAGAAGTTTATCATTTTCAGGTTCTACCATTTGTTCCTTTGAATTTGCAACAAATACGCTGGCGGATACCTAGGAAATATGAAAAAGAAACATTGAGTCTATGCTTCTATTACCAGATATTGAACCATTTGGTCTATAACCAAATGCCAAGTCCACAAAACTCACCCATATTGGTGAGCTTTCTGGTAAAACGGTGGGTTTACAATATTTCCAATCCGGGGGCATTAACCTCCCATGTCCATTGCAACTTGAGGTGAAGGGTGCGCAAATTGCGCAATGAGATATTTGAGCACTCCAATAATCATTGAACGCCTTCAGCAGATCATTATTTGGAACACTGGGATACAACATTTCGGATATGTGTCCTGGTACCATTGAGACACGATTAGATACAGAAGGTGATTGGTTCACGGAACATGTCGTGATGTTTGCCTCTTCTGGACTATTTGTAGTCATGATCTCTGTAACATCTTTTTTCCTGGTAGTcgctttcttcaatttctccttCGACTTTCGCCTGGACATCAATTTGATAGGCTTCAACGATGGCATATTCGCGTATATATTTTCAGGATTATTTTGTAGACACTGCGTTTGCAATTTATCATCAGAGTCGATTACGCTCGGAAATTGCTCCTCTTGTATAGACGGAATAGTAATCGCTTTCTGTGAACCGTGTATATCTAGGGTGGAATGATTTGTGACATGTATACCAGTGTCCAAATTGACCATAGTTGTACCCATATCAAACTGATCGATCTCCAACGGGTGGTCCACCTGAGTGGATACGCTTTTCACGCTGCTAACAATTGTACTCGTCTTTTTGAACGGTTTTCTACTACACATTTCATCGTTTGGGTTCAATGCTCTCTTCATGAGCAGATGATCTTGTATTTTCGGTACGATTTTTACAATTGACGTAGAAGCGCGTGAACATTTTTTGTTAAAGTCTATCATCATCGATTGTTTCTCTGCGGTCGAATATTTTGGAGTAGACGTGTAAAAGAAAGCTTTGTTGCTATTGCTTGGCAAGTTTAACGACGAAGATGAGGCGAACATCTCGGATGTATCTAAGTTTGTGGGCGAAGAATGAATCTGTGTATCCTCTTTTGCATCCTTTGAGATGAACAAATTATTGTTACTGCTTGAAAGTTGCCAAAACTTTGTTGCCATCATTTTGGATGTGTCGGTTGTAGATCTTTTTCCTAGGATTTTAACATCCGTAGTGGTTCCACTTATATTTTGACACGTTATAGTTTGCGTGAGTGGTTGCGATAATACAGTACCCTTCGCAAAGAAACTGTCCATTTGTGGTATTTGAATGGTACAAGGAGTTACAGATTTTGAAAGTTCCAGAGCTTTGGTGTCGTTCCTGGGCTCCTTCACTGCAGTCTCTTTCTGTAAAGTCGGTGGTTTGGAGAAGCTCGTGTTCAAGAACATGATACCCGGAGTCGAAAGTTTAGGCTCACGCAGTTTGGCGATAGGCCAAGTCTTTGGTAAAACTACAATGTTATTCGATAACGTACGACTATCATTTTCCTCCGTGATTGACTTTTCAGAATCAAGTTTAGGTGAAACTTCAGTCGCAGACACGTTGTACGCTGACTTCAAAACGCTCAACCTAGGTGCCTTTATGATATCCTTCTTCGAATAATTAGGTATGGATCTTTCAGTTAACATTGTTCCTACGCTTTTGCAACTAATGTAGCTACCTGGTTTCGCATCTTGAATCGTAATTTTCGTATCGTCGCCAATATATTCAGACTCTACAGCTTTATCTATTTTAATGGGCTTTGCTTGATCCAAGGaggcattttttaataaaaattgttgtttagGATATGCCGATTTTATTGTTACCGCATTAGTCTTTTTGGTAGTCTTTGCGTAAACGTTTACCCGTTCATCCGTACTGTTATCTGTTAACTTTTCTGTCCCCTTTGTATCGCTACTGGTACTATAAATAGAAGTTGTTACTTGACCACCACTTGTAACGTTTAAAACAGTTTTAACCTTCACAGGGTTCGTATTAGTTTCGTTATCAGTGAAAATTATATTCTCCGGCACATCGCTTATTCTCTCCTCGCTTTCATCCGTTATTGAAGATTTGTGTGAGTTAAGACTCGGCATAGCCATAAGTTTTCGTTGAACGTCAGCGTCAGATACGTCCAATGGTTCGTTGATATCAAAGATAGATATATTCAAATGTTTACGTTTAGTTTTGTTCATGTTCTTTGCTTTCGGTTTCTTCTGCTCCCCAGACTTTGAatgctttttcttctttttaaccGGTTTATCAATAGCCTCTGAAAAATCAGATCCTTCTTCCATTTTGATACTTCCTGTGATGTTATCGCTTGACATCGAAGTACTTATGTCTTCTTGACCGTCATTCTCTAACTCAGTGCTTTGTTCTGGATACACAGAAGATACGAAATTAAGACTATCATCTGGTTCTTCTTTTATTTCAGTCTTTACCATTACGTTGTCAGTAATAGTTTTATTAGAATCCTTCTTCAACTTTGATTTATCTTTATCGgcattctttttctttcgtttccgaCTCTTTTTGCGATTGTAACCATCGTCGTAAACAGTAGCCTCATTAACATCTGCAATCAATATAAGTTattattactgaaatttttattaaaatttctgtaaatGAGTACGGGTGAAATGAGATAAACTATGAGATAAATCTTTAtccataataaatattttacccaTTTCTCCAGCTTTGAGCCATATGTCTTCTAAAACCTCTAGTTGCTGTTCATCTGGTCCGTCATCTACTTCCTCTAATTCTAGATCTTGTAATACTTTCTTGACATCCGGTGGAATATCGGGACGATTAACCAACTCTTCCATATCAACATCCGGATTCGTAGCCatgatatttttctttttatgtatTGTATGTCGTTTATTTTTTGGCGCTGCATTCAAATAACTCTGCGGTAATTGACCATTACTGCTATTGCTACATAAAAGATCCATCTGAGACGGCATAGGTGCAGCTGTTTGTCTAGGATCTTCAGGATGAGGACCAATATCTTCTCCGCGTAGCCATAATTCATACCTGCAATTCATTGTTTCTAATTAGTTTATTTTAGCATCTACAACAACAGAATGAAATGCTTTTGATCAGTATACaactttataacaaatttttctcATTACCTTTCTGGTTGAAAACGCTTTACAAACGTGTCCATAGAAATTTTAACCATATCTTTACTACAGGTACATTGTGTAGCCCTTTTACCATACTCTACCCATCGTGGTGCAGCAAAATTAGTGGATTCAGCACAATTGAACCCATGATTAAAGCCAGCATGATAACCATAAGGAAAGGTAATCATTATTTCTCCAGCTTCTTGAGTTATCTAGAAAAAGAATGACTGGCTATAGTTACTATATCTATGCATTTTATTATGTCCAAGTTTAAACAAACAATTGAAACTTACTTTATTGCATGGAATTGAATATTGCCGTAATATTTGCGGAGAAATGAGAGACATTTTATGACGTAAAAACGCTTGACAACTTTGATAACTTGATGGGAAAAATCCGCTAGCAAGTCTTTCTAATCTTCGTCCATGTTCTGGTGGTATAGCATACCATGTCTTTGGAGCtccaaaatgtaaataatttattgaatataaatCCATGTCTTCTGTGTGCCATGCAAATGTAGTTTTCCACATTCCAAAGTACAAATATGCTGTATTAACACCGTCAATAGATATACCATAGTCTTTGTTTACATAATCAAGTATTGTTCCCAAATGGTTGATATTCCATTCCTTTACATCTGGATCAGTTAATGAACCAGACACATCTGCACCATATATGGGTgctacatatgttatatttttcCAGTACTTCCTTTCTAAGTCTTCATAATCAAAATGACGTGGAGTATTGTACCGTTCAGAATTAGCTAATTTACTATATTCTTTCACAGTCATAGATTTTTTCTGTATATTAATTTGCTGATAAAGACCTTGCTTCCCAGTTACCACTTGACAAATCGGAGCAGGAATAACAAGATTTAAATCATCTAAATCATAGCCACCTTTCCTTGGAATCCACTCAGGGGGTGGAATAACTTTTGCTAATCCAGCTTTGTGTGCTCCTTTACTTTCCATATACTCGATGTATTTagtaaaatctttaaattcctcatACGTAGGTCTAAAAACCTGGATGCGGGGAGTACCCCGCGAAATATTACTAACCATTTTTTATCTAATTTATTTACCTGAAAGTTGAAAGCAACAATTAGTATTCTTAATGTGTCAACTgaattaaataagaaaaatttatattactttGCAATAAGTCTAAAAATATATCACCATATACAAGGCATACATCATATAATATCTAAAATCATTCTTATGCGATGATATGGAAAGCAATCATTGCAAATATGTAAACACATAACATGTAAACATTACATCACACcatttttatgcaatttaagTTAAATGCAATATTTGCATTATCAGTGAAAACACAATTAACATAAGAAGATTAAATATCAATAgtgattaaaataaatttaattcattataatgtaattttatgttttCACAAATAACATTCAAACCGGGAGGATGAAAGCGAGGTGCGATGTTTTTGAGACGAGACCGTGCCGGAGGAGCATAAACAAAATGGATGATATCTATTGTCAAGAAATTCttcttaaaataaatgtattcgTATCCCCTTGTTAGTTCGGAAAACAAAACTGACGTATCGCGAGGATGCAGAGGAATCATTGGCTTGGATGATTTATATCACATGTTAGATTCTTCAAGGGTGTTTTCACCGAAGAAACGATGGCTGATCACGAAATCTCGTGTTGGCAGTAATATTGACCGATC
Proteins encoded in this window:
- the LOC100877957 gene encoding lysine-specific demethylase 4C — translated: MVSNISRGTPRIQVFRPTYEEFKDFTKYIEYMESKGAHKAGLAKVIPPPEWIPRKGGYDLDDLNLVIPAPICQVVTGKQGLYQQINIQKKSMTVKEYSKLANSERYNTPRHFDYEDLERKYWKNITYVAPIYGADVSGSLTDPDVKEWNINHLGTILDYVNKDYGISIDGVNTAYLYFGMWKTTFAWHTEDMDLYSINYLHFGAPKTWYAIPPEHGRRLERLASGFFPSSYQSCQAFLRHKMSLISPQILRQYSIPCNKITQEAGEIMITFPYGYHAGFNHGFNCAESTNFAAPRWVEYGKRATQCTCSKDMVKISMDTFVKRFQPERYELWLRGEDIGPHPEDPRQTAAPMPSQMDLLCSNSSNGQLPQSYLNAAPKNKRHTIHKKKNIMATNPDVDMEELVNRPDIPPDVKKVLQDLELEEVDDGPDEQQLEVLEDIWLKAGEMDVNEATVYDDGYNRKKSRKRKKKNADKDKSKLKKDSNKTITDNVMVKTEIKEEPDDSLNFVSSVYPEQSTELENDGQEDISTSMSSDNITGSIKMEEGSDFSEAIDKPVKKKKKHSKSGEQKKPKAKNMNKTKRKHLNISIFDINEPLDVSDADVQRKLMAMPSLNSHKSSITDESEERISDVPENIIFTDNETNTNPVKVKTVLNVTSGGQVTTSIYSTSSDTKGTEKLTDNSTDERVNVYAKTTKKTNAVTIKSAYPKQQFLLKNASLDQAKPIKIDKAVESEYIGDDTKITIQDAKPGSYISCKSVGTMLTERSIPNYSKKDIIKAPRLSVLKSAYNVSATEVSPKLDSEKSITEENDSRTLSNNIVVLPKTWPIAKLREPKLSTPGIMFLNTSFSKPPTLQKETAVKEPRNDTKALELSKSVTPCTIQIPQMDSFFAKGTVLSQPLTQTITCQNISGTTTDVKILGKRSTTDTSKMMATKFWQLSSSNNNLFISKDAKEDTQIHSSPTNLDTSEMFASSSSLNLPSNSNKAFFYTSTPKYSTAEKQSMMIDFNKKCSRASTSIVKIVPKIQDHLLMKRALNPNDEMCSRKPFKKTSTIVSSVKSVSTQVDHPLEIDQFDMGTTMVNLDTGIHVTNHSTLDIHGSQKAITIPSIQEEQFPSVIDSDDKLQTQCLQNNPENIYANMPSLKPIKLMSRRKSKEKLKKATTRKKDVTEIMTTNSPEEANITTCSVNQSPSVSNRVSMVPGHISEMLYPSVPNNDLLKAFNDYWSAQISHCAICAPFTSSCNGHGRLMPPDWKYCKPTVLPESSPIWVSASVFVANSKEQMVEPENDKLLRCRECHVTVHASCYGITVLPTDLRNWACDKCKAGKTQVMCCLCPMRGGALKRTSDSNWAHIVCALLLPGVTFKDAINKDPINVLTIKPNIVKQQCCYCGQKDGACLSCNECGNLFHPSCGLVSGATFMVPVYNSPELQVTCDGHDDGKEKIPTIRQGEIVWAKHRNTRYYKAKVDSIHDTLLYMVTFSDDSFSEDLYPSDILNYDPGNPPQQGAAVIVKWTDGNLYDGIFGGTNHRIMYTVIFEDGSQLALKRNEIYSLQEEMPKRVRSRLSVATEMKHRYHLYGAEDESEAQRKVKQSKYCD